A genomic window from Prunus persica cultivar Lovell chromosome G2, Prunus_persica_NCBIv2, whole genome shotgun sequence includes:
- the LOC109947307 gene encoding uncharacterized protein LOC109947307, translated as MTLRGAAQDWFHTLPSASIGNFKELAFIFTKEYTSYKTVRKHADHLFNLRKKPDESLRDYLRRFKAEKANIIGCNDQVASSAFKKGLPTEHELYRELAITPSQTLAEVFATAERYALWDDDRIAAKKASKQVDHPTKQASQKSNQFEQKARDKRRSRPREGSSEIGTFTEFAIPIYQILAQVKDKPWVRRPPPMKGDPSKRDASKYCAFHGEHGHYTNNCNAWKRHLQELVREGHCTEFVAKKAIQQIEDRDAAAKEPPQKVIRINTILVDSQESGLTTKERKRKIAHATYVSQVTTGIEQAVIERVHVDEGSAANILQLSVIQQMGLEPKISKLARSLTGFNGATSITVGLIDLDIHSPPVVCSQTFMVIDEISPYNGILGRPWISKIEAITSALHQKIRYPIPGGGIGQINSDQAMARRCTAHGLKKSKQLQFTLVMQAANEARSAPSRQASSNEKGAVTPQ; from the exons ATGACCCTGCGAGGAGCAGCtcaagactggttccacactCTACCGTCCGCGTCGATAGGAAACTTCAAGGAGTTGGCCTTCATCTTCACAAAGGaatacacctcctacaagacgGTCAGAAAGCATGCAGACCATCTGTTCAACCTGCGCAAAAAGCCAGACGAGTCTCTACGAGACTACCTGAGACGGTTTAAGGCTGAAAAGGCTAACATCATAGGATGCAATGACCAAGTTGCATCCTCAGCTTTCAAGAAGGGCTTGCCAACCGAGCACGAGCTATACCGGGAACTGGCCATAACACCAAGTCAAACCTTGGCAGAAGTGTTCGCGACGGCAGAACGCTACGCACTTTGGGACGATGATCGAATCGCCGCAAAGAAAGCCAGCAAGCAAGTTGATCACCCGACGAAGCAGGCAAGCCAAAAGAGCAACCAGTTCGAGCAAAAAGCCCGAGATAAGCGCAGATCGCGGCCCCGAGAGGGAAGCTCAGAAATTGGGACCTTTACTGAGTTCGCTATCCCAATTTATCAGATCCTGGCTCAAGTAAAGGACAAGCCGTGGGTGAGGAGACCGCCACCCATGAAAGGAGACCCCTCTAAGAGGGACGCCAGTAAATACTGCGCATTCCACGGAGAGCACGGTCATTACACCAACAATTGCAATGCTTGGAAAAGGCATCTTCAAGAGCTGGTCAGAGAAGGTCATTGCACAGAATTCGTCGCAAAGAAGGCCATCCAACAGATCGAGGATCGTGATGCGGCTGCCAAGGAACCTCCCCAAAAGGTCATTCGAATCAACACCATTCTAGTTGACTCTCAGGAGTCCGGGCTGACCACCAAGGAGCGCAAGAGGAAGATCGCGCATGCGACTTATGTCTCCCAAGTCACAACAGGA ATTGAACAAGCTGTGATCGAGCGAGTTCATGTGGATGAGGGCAGTGCAGCCAACATCCTGCAACTATCTGTCATCCAACAGATGGGATTGGAGCCCAAGATTAGCAAACTCGCCAGGTCGCTCACTGGCTTCAATGGGGCCACATCAATCACTGTTGGACTGATCGACCTTGACATCCACTCACCCCCAGTAGTCTGCTCGCAAACCTTCATGGTCATCGACGAGATCTCCCCGTACAACGGAATCTTGGGCCGACCGTGGATCAGCAAGATCGAGGCCATCACATCTGCTCTACACCAGAAAATTCGCTACCCCATCCCTGGAGGCGGAATCGGGCAGATCAATAGTGACCAAGCCATGGCAAGAAGATGCACAGCTCACGGACTCAAGAAGAGCAAGCAGTTGCAGTTCACACTAGTAATGCAAGCTGCCAACGAGGCACGAAGCGCTCCCAGCAGACAAGCCAGCTCGAACGAGAAGGGAGCTGTTACCCCACAATAG